One stretch of Gemmatimonadales bacterium DNA includes these proteins:
- a CDS encoding RluA family pseudouridine synthase encodes MPGAPPPPALQPDRGGVTFSVTVARTERLDRFLADQLGISRTQSARLLAAGALTVNAAAARASHTLVRGDVVVLADVPAEPARVLAPNPIPLRVVFEDEHLAVIDKPAGLVVHPAPGHWDDTLVNALIARGTTLASGAEGRPGIVHRLDRDTSGLIIVAKNDLAHRKLGAMIAARRVTRIYAALIWGHLDEDRLSIEAPIGRDLRDRKRMAILPTGRGARTDVIAVSRFGSTDLVRLELHSGRTHQIRVHLESIGHPVVGDPVYGAGGSKRIGGNARMAARRLEEIAPRQALHAALLAFRHPVTGEALRLTSPWPADLWPMLEMVAGSGAVPGADEALQSLGFFGSDD; translated from the coding sequence ATGCCCGGCGCGCCGCCGCCTCCCGCGCTGCAGCCTGATCGCGGCGGAGTGACGTTCTCCGTCACCGTCGCGCGGACTGAGCGACTCGATCGTTTTCTCGCCGATCAGCTCGGCATCTCGCGGACCCAGTCGGCGCGCCTGCTCGCTGCAGGCGCGCTGACGGTCAACGCAGCCGCCGCTCGCGCCTCGCACACGCTGGTGCGCGGGGATGTGGTCGTCCTTGCAGACGTCCCCGCCGAACCTGCGCGCGTTCTCGCTCCAAACCCGATTCCGTTGCGTGTGGTCTTCGAGGACGAGCACCTGGCGGTGATCGACAAGCCGGCTGGCCTGGTGGTGCACCCCGCGCCCGGGCATTGGGACGACACGCTCGTCAACGCGCTGATCGCCCGGGGGACGACCCTTGCCAGCGGCGCCGAGGGGCGGCCCGGCATCGTGCACCGGCTCGACCGCGACACCTCGGGGCTCATCATCGTGGCCAAGAACGATCTCGCCCACCGGAAGCTCGGTGCGATGATTGCGGCGCGCCGGGTGACGCGAATCTACGCCGCGCTGATCTGGGGGCACCTCGACGAGGACCGCCTCTCGATCGAGGCCCCCATCGGCCGAGACCTTCGTGACCGGAAGCGGATGGCGATACTTCCCACAGGGCGTGGGGCGAGGACCGATGTCATTGCGGTGAGCCGGTTTGGGTCGACCGACCTCGTCCGGCTTGAACTGCACAGCGGACGGACCCACCAGATCCGGGTGCACCTGGAATCGATCGGCCATCCGGTGGTGGGCGACCCGGTCTATGGGGCGGGAGGGTCGAAGCGGATCGGCGGGAATGCCCGGATGGCGGCGCGGCGACTGGAGGAGATCGCTCCCCGGCAGGCGCTTCACGCAGCACTTCTCGCGTTCCGCCATCCGGTGACCGGGGAGGCACTGCGGCTGACTTCCCCGTGGCCGGCTGATCTCTGGCCGATGCTCGAGATGGTGGCGGGTTCCGGTGCCGTGCCGGGTGCCGACGAGGCGCTCCAGTCCCTCGGCTTTTTCGGGTCGGACGACTGA
- the lspA gene encoding signal peptidase II, whose translation MRCRTRGSASRARKRKRMPSGGNGNRPFWAIMLITIVLDRITKLVAERSLGERVVSVIGDAVQFRLVHNQGAAFGLDLGVWQRWIFLAIAVAAIVWLYLAARQAVPGDHLRQFAVAFVAGGAAGNAIDRILSARGVVDFIDIGAGTLRWPTFNVADIAVTCGAIALALSLWREDARRAAASRAAA comes from the coding sequence ATGCGCTGCCGCACGCGCGGCTCTGCATCGCGTGCAAGGAAAAGGAAGAGGATGCCAAGCGGCGGTAACGGGAATCGCCCGTTCTGGGCAATCATGCTGATCACCATCGTGCTCGACCGGATCACCAAGCTGGTGGCGGAGCGGAGCCTGGGCGAGCGGGTGGTGTCGGTGATCGGGGATGCGGTGCAGTTCCGGCTCGTCCACAATCAGGGTGCCGCGTTCGGACTCGACCTCGGCGTCTGGCAGCGATGGATCTTCCTGGCGATCGCCGTTGCGGCGATCGTGTGGCTCTACCTCGCCGCGCGACAGGCGGTGCCGGGCGATCACCTGCGACAGTTCGCGGTGGCATTCGTCGCCGGTGGTGCGGCGGGGAATGCGATCGACCGCATTCTCTCGGCGCGCGGCGTAGTCGATTTCATCGACATCGGCGCGGGCACGTTGCGGTGGCCGACATTCAACGTCGCGGATATTGCCGTGACCTGCGGCGCCATTGCGCTGGCCCTTTCACTCTGGCGCGAAGATGCCCGGCGCGCCGCCGCCTCCCGCGCTGCAGCCTGA
- a CDS encoding TraR/DksA C4-type zinc finger protein, translated as MTKTQLKHLEKRLLEERTRVMKELGYYDESFNATLQSSDGDLSSYSFHMADQGTDAMEREKQFLFASQEGRYLWHINEALRRMYNQPDKFGRCHQCGVEIDFERLDALPHARLCIACKEKEEDAKRR; from the coding sequence GTGACGAAGACCCAGTTGAAGCACCTCGAGAAGCGGCTGCTCGAGGAACGCACGCGCGTCATGAAGGAGCTCGGGTACTACGACGAGTCGTTCAATGCGACGCTGCAATCGTCGGACGGCGACCTCTCCTCGTATTCGTTCCACATGGCGGACCAGGGCACCGACGCCATGGAGCGCGAAAAGCAGTTCCTCTTCGCGTCGCAGGAGGGGCGGTACCTCTGGCACATCAACGAAGCGCTGCGCCGGATGTACAACCAGCCCGACAAATTCGGACGGTGCCATCAGTGCGGCGTCGAGATCGATTTCGAACGGCTCGATGCGCTGCCGCACGCGCGGCTCTGCATCGCGTGCAAGGAAAAGGAAGAGGATGCCAAGCGGCGGTAA